Sequence from the Tripterygium wilfordii isolate XIE 37 chromosome 10, ASM1340144v1, whole genome shotgun sequence genome:
CTTCCATAGTAAAATTTTTGTAGATACGTATTTTGGGTTACTTATTGATTACTAGTTGACTTGATGTAGTTTTAGGGTTGAAATAGTTGAGGTTAGTTTAGTAATTTCACAGACCCCCTCGGGGATGGATCATTACAGATAAAAACCTTAGAAGGTTCAAAAGCCACAACTagactttttttcttcttgtactAAAATGTCCGAGCCTCATAACACTTATGATGgcattttagaaaaaaaaaaaaaaaggttcaaaatGCTACACAatgattttaaatttaaaaataaatatttttgaaataaaaagtaaGAATAATACATCGGTCTTTTGAGCATGAATAACTTAGATCAAATGAGCTTCACATAAACCTCTATATAATTAACAAATTATGCATCTTTATTCTGCATAAGGAAAACAAGCGATCCAGATTGTGATACATTGAATGTTCACGTTTAGACCCTCTCCATCCCACTTAATGTGACTTCAACTCTGTTCACAATATATGCTTCAACGCCAAGGGGCAGTCCAATAGCCTCTGTATCAGCTATGTCTATATCGGACCACTTATGGTGTTTTATGGGTTTCGCATAGGATTGGAGTATCTcttaactttgatgatttgttgCGGTTTCATTTGTTCTATGTTTAGCATCTTGTTGTGTTTGAATCTATTAATTAGGTTTATATGCCCCTTCTACGGGTGGCACGAGTGCCTTTGGCCTCAGTTTCTTCTACCTTTTGATATATGAAATCTATAAGGTCTTATGACCTTTCTgtcaaaagaaatttaaaacaaGCGATCATTATCAACCCTTCGTAAGCATGATATACATCCTGTATGGAAATTTATGGTAAGCTTATTCTTCTTCCCTTTTCCTAAACATTAAATGCGTGAGTgtgttaacatatataattaattgcaATTCCTAACCATCAACAATGCATTTTCTTAGAGGACAACATCCCATTAAAACTCTACAGTTAAACGTGTTTCTACGAGAGCAATATTGGGATAGGTAACCTCTTGGGAGggcaaagccgtgcgggcccgtGTATCCTTCAGGAACCGAACAATATTATTCATATATATGGGTTGAAAATTATAATATGGTATCGAAGCTACCTCCACCCGTTTGGCTTTCAGATGTCCTTATGGAAAGACCATCCACAGGTGAGGGGTGCTTAATAGGCCTTTCTGATGTCCATTGGACGGACCACCTACAAGTGATCTTAACCCctatactccacttgttgggtctggcataacccagcccacaagtgcggggaaGTGTCAAAACTACCATATCGGTAGTTGTTGGATTATAAATCCAACATATAAGGTGGGTCAATCACCTTAACACATACAACCGGTTTTCCAAGTGAACCTTGGAGGTCGGTTGGGCCGAACCTCCCTGACCTAACCTAAGGGGGACAAATCCGTGAGAGCCCAATTTTAATGGGTTCAGAGCGAACAAACTATTGTGTGTGGGTGAGGgttgaaaattataatattgtACAGGAGCCAACTCCGCCTGTTTCTGGACACTCGTTGAGCCTTCGGATGTTCTCATGGACAGACCACCCACAGGTGAGAGGTGCTTGTTGGGCCTTTCAGATGTCCAATGGATGGACCACCCACAAGTAACCCTAACCCGTAcaatccacttgttgggtcaGGTATAACctagcccacaagtgcgggggagtgttaacatatataattaatttcagTTTCTAACCATCAACAACACATTTTCCTCGAGGACAACATCCCATAAAAACTCTGTAGTTAAACATGCTTCCATGAGAGCACTATTGGGATGGGTAACCTCCtgggaagacaaagtcgtgCAGACCCGATGTATCCTTCGAGAATCAGACaacccaaagtggacaatattgttgatgtgtatgagCTGAAAATTATAATGGAGTGTGGTGTGATTTTGGttaaattcattatataatCAAATGGTTTATGTAGAGTTGTGATGCAGTGCATACATTGGATCTGGAATCATCACAATGAAAATTATGTGGTAGGTTGGGTTTAGTGTGCCTGCAtatttgaatttggtttttttatttataagtgCACATTTTTTGACATAGAGGAATTTTCTTAGGAGATCCTaaattttagggttcaaaatattttttaaaaattttgaaaaaaatgtatTCGTGTTTTGATCAATTTTATGAACTGAACAATATATTTTGGTGGGCGCTATTTGCACTCCACGTTTTCTCATTCACAGCCCAacaatacttttttttgttttatatttaacgatccagaattatcatgcaattttcatgttaaatttgatttttgtttcgaacaaaaaaatatcgttgagttagtaagaccgatcaaaatacacatattttttctaatttttgttaaaaaaaaagttttgaaccctaaaagttaAGATCTCATTTTATGAtctcataagagaatttctctTTTGACATTTTAAGTAAACAATATGTCAATTAGTTTAAGCCGTGCAAGCCAAGATCAAGGGATTGATAAGAGCCGAGCTTCAAAGAGGTGCTATGGGTCAATTTTAATCCAGATATTATTGTTATCTTAATTACAATTAGTTTGCTTATGTTTATCAATAATTTATGGCAtgattaattttgttaaaaccGCCATTTATCATAGATGATTAGCCTATTTATTAAGCCCTTTTGTAATGTTTGAGTAGTGCTAGACGTCTCAGCAATTGGGATCTCAATGGCTGAGATGTATGTACAGCATTTAAAATGCATGTGGAATCCATCACATGCACTTTAATTTAAGGTATCAAATTATTATCACAAAACACGAGATTCCTATATCAACTATGAGTTATTCTTATAGGCTTGTGTTTGTTAGATAACTAGAAATTCATCATTATCCTACAACAATACTCAAAATGAGAATATTATAACATCGAATAGTAGACCACCAAATACTTGTAACAAGATGTGATGTGTTACAATTGAATATGAATATTATTACAAAATAATGACATTCACAATTGCTTGTAAGTCAAAACAATCTAGTCCATTCTCAAGGATTGAAATTAATTTGCCCTCCTTTATGTTGCTATCTAAGATGTTTGATTTCTTAATCAAGACAATTTTTTAATACCATTCGTAGAATATAAGTAATACTAAGTTGTACTACTCTTTCAACtagttaatttcttttttctatatgaatttgttctttaattttaagttaatatatgtatatacatttTTGTATAATGAGCGGAACCATTCACGATTGTCCCATTTAACCTAATACTTGAATCACTTTATTCTTAGGATTCTAATGTGGAGAGTTCAACTTAGGTCGTTTGGTTAGAAAGATATTAATCTCCAACCATTTTGGTCACCACGagtaatttaattaaatttttatttaatttcttcatttaTGAGAGCCTttctaaaaaatttaaataaatatttaacatgttaaaataaattTCAGTTTCGGTAATTTTATGTTCTTTTATTCCATATTTTTTAATGTGAACTTCCTTTAATATTTACATAACTCAAGCTAAATTTTTTTGTACTGTTCGTATAATACTAAGTTGGACTACTctttcaacaaattttttttctatatggGTTTGTtctttagttttaattaatattttatttttttaagaatgAGTGAATCATTTCCTGTCGATCCATTTAACCCTGATACTTGAATAGCGTATTGCATAGTGTTAATGTGGAGATTTGAACTATGGTCGTGAAATTAGAaagatttgtttgtttatgagtcgtttttaaaaatatttgaataaatattaaaaatgcaTTCTTATGTAAACAATTCTCGAACACAATTCTCGAACACAAATCTCCCACAATGTGAATTAGAAATTGAAAGCACGCCCCTAAGCCAGAAAGCAGTCAGTAGTCACTCTCCTTTAGCTTCACTCATAGGTATGAAGAGACGAAAAGCCTGCGAGCGGAGTTTTGAAGCCTAGCCACTATTGGATTCTATAAGACTAGCTGGCAGCAGTCAAGGGGAAGAGCCTGTTCCTGCGTTTTGCCTTTTCAATTGTTGTACCGATGGCTTTCTTTCCTGAGAGTGCTAACATGAAAGCTCGCTGGCTAAGAGTGGAGTCATCGCCCAGCTTAGGGTACGGGACTCAAAAAGAAATATAACAATTGATCGATCAGGAAAGCATCGGATAAGCAAGCTAAATCAGGATACCTAGGCACCCAGAGATGAAGAAGGGCGTAGTAAACGATGAAATGCTTCGGGGAATTGAAAATACACGTAGATCTggatttttcaccttttttcttGGGTCAAAATAATAATGTCTATTAGTCAAAAGATTCTTACTCTTGATTTAGACTTTTTTCGGGTGTATTGAAACCccttttttctatttattaCGTATAATCTAAGTGGTgtccaaaaaaaataaggaaGGGAAAATCGATTGATCAACTAGAACGTCTTCAAGGAAGTCATAGAAAATAACAAGctaattaattatcttcattGTAATTAACTTAATCGAGCCGATTACATTACATGTCGTAAAATGAAGCTAATTTAAAATAGAGACTAAATAaggaaaatattataaaaataaaatattttttcaaaaataattttgtcCTGATTCGCCTTttcaaagtatatatatatatatattccagctaaacaaaacaaatcacGCGTCGATTTTGGTAGgtccttttgtttttgattgtgAATTTTGCCTTTTCTCACTGCGACTTTTACAGATCCTCTTCTTCACTTCACACTCTCTGGTTCTTGCACTGTTTTGCGACGACGTGACACAGCAACTCTAACCTAAATCCAGAATATGTAGCAATCTCGGTCCACTCAAAGTCACTCATTACAACACAGGTATGCGCTGtcatttcttttctattttgggGGATTGTTTTTTCAGATCTGTCAACACTCAACAGTTTATTAGAAACACCGAAAATGGCATATCGGTGAAGTAGTTCGAATCTGAGATCCTGCAATTTATGCGTGATTGTACATTGTTTAATCTTGTTTTCCATCGTATGGATTTTTCTTGCGGTTgtgattcataatttttttttttgttattgaatGTTAAATGTCTGAAAGATGAGAGGGAGATTTTTTATAAGATGCTATGATGGTACTTGCTGAGAGAACCCTTATCTTTGATATAAGTAATCTACTTACACTTCTGAATACCAGtactgtttctttctttttttcgtgTTTAAATGGTTTCGAAACTATCTTTTTTAAGTGTTCTTACTGCAATTTATGCTAAGTACGGTGTAAAAGACTTTTAATCTGACCATTTCATGTGGATCTAGGGGTTTTCAGCTGTTCAACATGTTTAAGTGTCCTGTTAAACACACATTATAATACACTTCAGAACTTATACAGATTTAGGTAATAATAGACTTAGAGGAAAATTCTTCACAGAAATTCGAATTTGTGCATGACATTGACATCCTTCTAATATAACATGAATTAAACTGTAAACATTTGCTTTTGTCTGAAAATTTACTAATTGAAGTTTGCTTGCTGGTACTGTTTGGAGAAAGCCAAATTTCAATATGACCTGGCGTGAAACAGTTATTTGATATTGACATATCGACTATGATCTTGACGTATTGCAAAGAAGCAGGAGATGTTTGATGATCTTGGAATCTTGTTTACAAAGGAAACATATATTTACCAATTGCCAACCTCTTTTATTCAAGTCGCCAATGGTGAGAATCTTTCCATAACCGTTTCCCGACCCAAGCAAAGAAGGCCACTGTTGCCTTCCACACAATGTTCCATGGGAACGCCTTTTTTTTACTAAAACTACCATTCACTTGAGCAATTTCTTTATAGAAGATTTTCGCCATGAACCCACCATCCTTGGGTACCCTCCAAATAAGAAAATCCTCTCTAATATCGTTGATTGAGATTCCATAAATAGCCTCCATAAACTTGCTGAAACTTACAAATTCCCAATTCTGGGCATTTGTACTTATCACAATGTTCCAAGATTGGTCACCACCACTAATAAAATGGCACATTCCTTAACTGCCGATGCCAAGCCATGGCATTTGTGGCTATTCCCAAAAAGATCTTAAAATTGTGGTTGAAGCTACTAAAGCTAATTATACTCCATTCCCTTTTGGAATCAACTCACTTCTGTTAGTTTTTGATCTTTTGGTCTGTAACAGCTTCGGAACAAAGGAATAGCAAAATAAGTCAATGCACTTGTTCCGTTTTTCGTTACTTCTTACTtgagtgttttttattttgcattATGAGGATTAAACAGTGAAAAGGACTTGCAAAATGTGATAATGTGAATGTTTTCTTCTTTGTAACAACCGACTACTGCTAAAAGGAATTAATAATTTTAAACACTAATATGCTTTGTATGTCAAATGGTTTCAACTTATGGTGTCCACATTGTGAGAAAGCAAGAATAGCTTAAAAGCGAAATATTTAGAAAGTTcagtttttaatatattttttgtttcaattttgatatgtgagatttgcttcattttttttgtccaaCCTTCTTGGTGTGAGTGTGTGACACACGAAAGCACGGTCACTCTGTATTGTTGACCTTTCCCTTATTTAATGCACTGAAAAGAAAGAACCTGAAACCTGAATGTTAATTGGAGGTAGTTTGGAAATCAATGTGCTTGATGTCCTACCACTAATGTGACTGCAGCAACTATGTTTACATAAATGGTTTTTCGGTGTTGACTTTTCCACATGATCATACAAATTGGGACACAGGCATTAAATGAATTTTTCAATCATTTGTTTCTTAAACTATGTTTGAATAATTGGAATTGCAGGCTTGCAGCTGGTTTCTAAGGTTTTGATGTAATATAAGCAAAATCAACTTCCCCAACCCCCACaattcttttctttaaaaaaaaaatttttctGCTGAATTTGTACTCATATGAAAATATACTCTCTTAACCTATGTACTATTAGCAACCAGGTAGCAAGTTTGCTGCAAGTGAAGATGTTAAATTTCTTTTGGTGGTCAAAtcattgagtttgtgattgctTTGTTCTATTATTCCAACTATTTCTTGCTTCTGAATATCTTTTGTCGGGCGTCACCCTTGAattatccttttctttttttgggtgcTTTGTGGTGGGgttccaagttatgttccttgtgggaaacacaAATTCTTGTGACTTCACCAGGAAAATTTGGCACATAATATGGAACTGGATAGCTATGAGCTGTGTCATGAGTGAGAATTTGTACTCAGAGCTGATTGCTTGGACCGCACTTTTGAAAAATAGGAGTAAAAGAGGAAGCTCTACAAAGTGTCCCCTAGTGACTTGCTGGTTAGCTTGggtggaaagaaaaaaagaaataacttATGCTTTTCTGCAAAGGAAACTAAGTTGAACCAGTTTGTAGAGAGTGCAACGACTTCTCTTGAAATCTCGTTTCTTGATATAACTTCAGCCTATCTCTGTTGTTTGATTTCTTGTACTATACTTTATCTTCTTTGTACTCTGTTCGAGGTTAACACTTTCTTAGTGCCATTTAATAAAATCTTTCTTTTGCAattaaaaaagaacaaagataaGATAGGCACACATtcttaatttttgtgtttgatttcttCAATTGCAATATCTTGAAAATCTCAAAttccaaatgataaattttatgAGTATTAGGCGTTTGAGAAAGTGTATATCCCTACTAAACCTGGTGTTACAGTGTGTGCTATTTTGAAAGGATAATTATTTCTTCTCAAGTTCTCATTCATGTTCTCCCGTCCCCCATTCCGTGTTGGGTGATTCTAATATTGTGTTTTAATATTTTAGTttcctttattatttttgtggtTGGTTTACTCTTTTTTGTGGTCTGTGGGCAAGGCTTAAAAAGATGAAGTCGTAATGACCTTTGGTCCTGCTTTTTGAGTTAGAAGCATTTGTGATATCTGTCTTCTCTTTTCTGAATCCGCACTGTTTTATAGAAGAATATGCCTGGAATATGGAGACAACCTCTATCTTAGTCAGTTGTTGCTGGTTCTTTGTTGGTTGtttcttttacttttgattTCTGTTTAGCTGTTCGAAAGTTGGTTCCACTTGTATGTAATTCTGTTGGTGCCTGCTTTATTTATGTCCACATCTGCCATCGATTAATGATAAGCTTATTTTTGGTATGttataagtttttcaagttgaTTTGTCATCATTTTGAATGATCCTGTTTTGCACTTAATCTGTTTGCTTGTATTTTTGAAACAGTGGAGCTTTGTTAATCTCTTCCACCTACTGTGAGTGGTTGTTACTTGTTGGTTGTCGTGCCTCTTGTTTTTCTTAAAGAAATCTGATGGGTTCAAGATACCCATCCCATCAGCTCAGTAATGGCCTTTTTGTATCGGGCCGCCCTGAGCAGCCAAAAGAAAGGACTCCAACAATGAGCTCAACTGCTATGCCTTACACTGGTGGGGATATTAAGAAGTCTGGAGAACTGGGAAAAATGTTCGATATTCCCACTGATGGTTCTAAGTCTAGGAAATCTGGTCCTCTTACTGGTGCACCTTCAAGAAGTGGATCTTTTGGTGGCACTGGTTCACAGTCAGGGTCAATGATGCCTAATGCTGCTCCTCGTGCTGGCTATACGTCTGGTCCTTTATCATCTGGAGGCTTGTCAACTGCGTCATTGAAGAAGTCAAATTCTGGGCCGCTGAATAAACATGGGGAGCCCATAAAGAAGACATCTGGCCCTCAATCTGGTGGAGTGAGTCAGCAAAACTCTGGCAATATGCTTCGTGTTTTAGCTGGAACTGGTCTCATTACATCTGGGCCTGTTTCGTCAGGGCCTCTGAATTCATCTGGGGCCCCTCGAAAGATATCTGGTCCTTTAGATTCAACCACGTCGTTCAAAAATAAGGGGTCATCTATTGCTCAAAACGCAGCTGTGACTACTATTAGTCAAGACGATGACTATTCTTTCTGGAGAAACTTCCCAAAGCGAATATTGTGGTTTGTAATTCTGATATTTCTGATGGGGTTTGTTGCCAGTGTTTTTATTATTGGAGCTCTCCACAATGCTATTCTCCTCATTGTTGTTGTGGTTCTTTTCAGCACAGTTGCTTCAATATTCATGTGGAATGCATGTCGAGGGGAAAGGGCTAGAATAAATTCTATTGCTCGTTATTCTGATGTTGATCTCAGAACAACAAAAACTGGACAATTTGTGAAGGTCTCTGGGGTATGTGGAAAAAATAGTTCACCAGTATCTTTTGCTTGTACTTAAGTTACTTATGTTGAAAGGgttcatttttatgtttttctgtAACTGTTGAAGGTGGTCACGTGTGGTAACGTTCCCCTTGAATCATCCTTCCAAAGAGTTCCTAGATGCGTCTATACGTCTACAAGGTTGTTCGAGTATCGAGGATTGGGTTCAAAACCTGCCAATCCTTCACATGGTCATTTTACATGGGGGTTGAGATCATCAGAGGTAACTGAAATGATGGCTGCATTTTTCTGTTCGACAGTTTATTGTATCTACTTGGAGaaattttttgttctcttaCAACCGGTGTTTCTCTAACTGCCCTATTTCTCTGGCcgtttttttcatttcaattgTCCAGACCAGTAGTTGGAGGATTCACATGGGTACCAAATTAGCTTGTGCATCCCTTGGGAATGTGCAATACAATTCTCACtagtcattttatttattttatttatttcttattttaagGGTaagctaaatttttttttgtttgttttgagacttgcaatttcaaaaatctgACTGCAATTTCCTACTTATTTGTTTGGCAGAGGCATGTCGCCGACTTCTACATTTCGGATTTCCAATCTGGATTGAGAGCATTGGTCAAGACTGGCAATGGGGCAACAGTTACTCCTTTTGTAGATGACTCCTTTGTTGTTGATCTCAACCCAGCGAACAAAGAATTGTCTCCTGAATTCATGAGGTGGTTGGGTGAGAAAAATCTTTCAAGTGATGATCGTGTAATGCGTTTAAAAGAAGGGTAAGAGACCAGCTCTTGCTTAGGGTTTCCCCTGCCATGTATGTACGTAGCCTTTGTGTGTATTATGAGTATATCAAATTGACAGCATTGCGTGAAATGGTTAATGCATTATAAATCATGGTTCTTCTGAAGTTATAGCACGATGAATTTTATGACAAGTTGGATCGGTAATATTGAACTGTGAATGCTGCCTTTCCAGGTACATTAAGGAAGGAAGTACAGTTAGTGTGATGGGAGTTATTCAGAGAAATGAAAATGTGCTAATGATTGTACCTCCACCTGAGCCGTTTGCGACtggatgccaatggaccaaatGTATCCTTCCGACTAGGCTTGATGGAATTGTTTTGAGATGTGAAGATACATCAAATGAAGACGTCATACCTGTGTAGTAAGTGACAGGAAAATTGAGTACTGCTAATGGTGATAGAGGCTATGGCGGTGGtttctgttaatttttttttattttttttatattacgCTCTTTGTCTTAACTCAATTTGGTGTATAGTTTTCAAGAATGCTTAAGCATTATTATAAAAGCTTTTATAATGGGGTTGGTCTATACATGTATTGTAACTGAAGAATATTGATATTTGTGCAGTTTGAGGTTATGGAAGCAGAAAGTTTTCTTTACTTGGCCTTCGAAGCTTGATCGTTTATGcaacttcaaattcaacataGAATGCTTCAATCAAGAATAGGTTATGCATTCAATCATAACCTATTAATTATATTGCCACTGCTACGAGATCGCCCGGTAAAGACATAAAATCCACCCCTGAATGGTGTCGAAATGGCGATTGAGGCGCCGGAAATAGCCAATGCGCTCTATGATTCCTCCCTCTTCCTTCTTCGCATTGGTTCCAAATTCAGGGAATATATTGCGAAATATATTAAAGTATAATTCTTAAAATATACTGAAAAATCACAgtataattctcaaaatataCTAAAAAATCATAATATACTGCTTTGGTAAGATTTGCTATGTCAAGTGCATCATCCATTGATCGGTCTGCAAACAAACTTCAAGCACAACTCCATAGATATGTAAAGAGAGGTATGGAGTTGTGATAGTCGCGCGAGGAAGTGGTGTTGGTATATTGGATGGATTGAGCGATTGTCCCTCCCCCAACTCTGCAACACTTTTCCCCTCCAGAAATCAgtttcattatttttgttaaaacgTCTACCAACTTTAATTTATGCAATAAACAATATATTATTGAATTTGGGTGTATGTACAGCTTGTTCTTTGACAAATTTCGATTGTAGGACTTGAGTGTTAGTGCATTTCTCAATCATTCACAATCACGAATCAGCTACTACAGCTACAGCTGGTGGATATGGGTGGACATCTTCTAGTTGgtgaatattattttattaggtTTAGAAGGGTAATTttgttcaaaaatttataaaagaCTTATTGGTATATTTGTAaattattattacttttttagtattttattttgctcattatttatttattattaagtTTTGTGTACCatgtttaattatatatatatatatatatatatatatatatatatatatatatatatatatgaggaattctccAAGATCCTAAAATAAACTCTTAAAATGAGATCCGAAGGTtcaaaatgtttttaaaaaaatttagaaaaaatatattttgcatcttgattggtcttatgaacccaacgatatatttttattcaaaataaaataaaaaatacattacGAAAAAGGAGTTGCAAGTTGAAAGTTCCTATGCTTGGAGGGTTGTTGCAAGTAATTTATAAATTCTTCTTATCTTGAATAAAAAGGAGTTCAGATTTTGAGTTACACAAAAATTTGAGTGAAGAAAACCTTCTTCTCTTATTTTGTATCTCTTGGGTGGATTTCCTAGAGGAGAGGAAATATCTTATCTTTATCCATACCGGCATCatctagtattttttttagggGACTTTTGGgagtctctaacattgtcctttTGTTTTTCGTTGGGTGTATGTGGGTTTGGTACAAATAATATATAcaatgagggaaaaaaaagagattacCGTTGGGACTTCTCCTCCCGACTACAAGTCAACCTACAAATGGTCGGTTGAAATTCATCAAATGATAACTCAAACTCATCATAAGTTCACCAAACACCATAAATTCACCAAACATAAGTTGTACTCATTTTACACCATATGTAAATATTCACTCACCCAAGCCCATTCATCCTCTTTAGCAAA
This genomic interval carries:
- the LOC120007693 gene encoding uncharacterized membrane protein At1g16860 isoform X2; this encodes MGSRYPSHQLSNGLFVSGRPEQPKERTPTMSSTAMPYTGGDIKKSGELGKMFDIPTDGSKSRKSGPLTGAPSRSGSFGGTGSQSGSMMPNAAPRAGYTSGPLSSGGLSTASLKKSNSGPLNKHGEPIKKTSGPQSGGVSQQNSGNMLRVLAGTGLITSGPVSSGPLNSSGAPRKISGPLDSTTSFKNKGSSIAQNAAVTTISQDDDYSFWRNFPKRILCTVASIFMWNACRGERARINSIARYSDVDLRTTKTGQFVKVSGVVTCGNVPLESSFQRVPRCVYTSTRLFEYRGLGSKPANPSHGHFTWGLRSSERHVADFYISDFQSGLRALVKTGNGATVTPFVDDSFVVDLNPANKELSPEFMRWLGEKNLSSDDRVMRLKEGYIKEGSTVSVMGVIQRNENVLMIVPPPEPFATGCQWTKCILPTRLDGIVLRCEDTSNEDVIPV
- the LOC120007693 gene encoding uncharacterized membrane protein At1g16860 isoform X1; the encoded protein is MGSRYPSHQLSNGLFVSGRPEQPKERTPTMSSTAMPYTGGDIKKSGELGKMFDIPTDGSKSRKSGPLTGAPSRSGSFGGTGSQSGSMMPNAAPRAGYTSGPLSSGGLSTASLKKSNSGPLNKHGEPIKKTSGPQSGGVSQQNSGNMLRVLAGTGLITSGPVSSGPLNSSGAPRKISGPLDSTTSFKNKGSSIAQNAAVTTISQDDDYSFWRNFPKRILWFVILIFLMGFVASVFIIGALHNAILLIVVVVLFSTVASIFMWNACRGERARINSIARYSDVDLRTTKTGQFVKVSGVVTCGNVPLESSFQRVPRCVYTSTRLFEYRGLGSKPANPSHGHFTWGLRSSERHVADFYISDFQSGLRALVKTGNGATVTPFVDDSFVVDLNPANKELSPEFMRWLGEKNLSSDDRVMRLKEGYIKEGSTVSVMGVIQRNENVLMIVPPPEPFATGCQWTKCILPTRLDGIVLRCEDTSNEDVIPV